In a genomic window of Dyadobacter fermentans DSM 18053:
- the recQ gene encoding DNA helicase RecQ, producing MVQQVDKVINDTLKGKLKEIFGYSQFRGDQEVIIQNILLGKNTFVIMPTGAGKSLCYQLPALVSDGLTIVISPLIALMKNQVDQLTAFGINAQFLNSTLTKAEMTRVKTDALDGTLKLLYIAPESLTKEDNLDFLKRVKISFVAIDEAHCISEWGHDFRPEYRRIHGIIENIGNLPIIALTATATPKVQQDIRKNLQMEEAETFKSSFNRKNLYYEIRPKKDVKKQLIRYIRNNKGKSGIVYCLSRKTVEEVAELLNVNDVRALPYHAGLDANTRMANQDAFLNEECDVIVATIAFGMGIDKPDVRFVIHYDVPKSLEGYYQETGRAGRDGLEGNCLMFYSYDDIQKLEKFNKDKTVTERDNARHLLNEMVAYSTLGVCRRRQLLSYFGEYLEKDCGYCDNCNKPTEKIKVQDDVILILKSVLLTEQRFDADHIADLLTSTDNQYVKSYEHDQLDVFGKGLELNESRDYWVSAIRQLVIFGYLEKDIENYGVIRLSEKGGRYLNDPYPVTLHKDHNFDEEEIKADDDDKESGNGNGSAHAYDEALLGMLKALRKKVAKDKNLPPYVIFQDPSMEEMATTYPTTQQEMAQINGVGMGKVQKFGKPFIELISRYVEENEIETAKDVVIKSTVNKSKIKIFIIQQVDRKVSLDEIAEVKDLALADVIEEVEHICYSGTKLNLDYYINQVIDRERQKDIYDYFMTAETDNISTALHEFDGEEVSEEELRLMRIKFLSELAN from the coding sequence ATGGTACAGCAGGTTGATAAAGTCATTAACGACACATTGAAAGGAAAGCTTAAAGAAATATTTGGATACAGTCAATTCCGCGGAGATCAGGAAGTTATCATACAAAATATACTCTTAGGTAAAAATACATTCGTGATTATGCCCACGGGCGCGGGGAAGTCACTCTGCTACCAGCTTCCTGCCCTTGTGAGCGACGGACTGACCATCGTTATTTCCCCGCTGATCGCCCTGATGAAAAACCAGGTCGACCAGCTTACCGCGTTCGGTATCAATGCGCAATTCCTGAACTCCACTCTTACCAAAGCTGAAATGACGCGCGTCAAAACCGATGCGCTCGACGGGACTCTCAAACTGCTCTACATTGCGCCTGAATCGCTCACAAAAGAGGATAACCTCGATTTTCTCAAAAGGGTGAAAATCTCCTTTGTAGCCATCGACGAGGCACACTGTATCTCGGAATGGGGCCACGATTTCCGGCCCGAATACCGTCGTATTCACGGCATTATCGAGAATATCGGCAACTTGCCCATTATCGCGCTCACGGCCACAGCAACGCCGAAAGTGCAGCAGGATATCCGCAAAAACCTGCAAATGGAGGAGGCCGAAACCTTCAAATCGTCCTTTAACCGGAAAAATCTTTACTACGAGATCCGCCCGAAAAAAGACGTCAAAAAGCAGCTCATCCGCTATATCCGTAATAATAAAGGCAAATCGGGCATTGTATATTGCCTGAGCCGCAAAACGGTGGAAGAGGTGGCCGAGCTGCTGAACGTCAACGACGTACGTGCATTACCGTATCATGCCGGCCTCGATGCCAATACCCGGATGGCGAATCAGGACGCGTTCCTGAACGAGGAATGTGACGTGATCGTGGCGACCATCGCATTCGGAATGGGTATCGACAAACCGGATGTGCGCTTCGTGATCCACTACGACGTACCCAAGTCGCTCGAAGGCTATTACCAGGAAACAGGCCGCGCCGGCCGCGACGGGCTGGAAGGCAACTGTCTGATGTTTTACAGCTATGACGACATTCAGAAGCTTGAAAAGTTCAACAAGGACAAAACCGTTACAGAACGCGACAATGCACGCCATTTGCTCAATGAAATGGTCGCCTATTCGACATTGGGCGTGTGCCGCCGCCGCCAGTTGTTGAGCTATTTCGGCGAATATCTTGAAAAAGATTGCGGCTATTGCGACAACTGCAACAAGCCGACCGAGAAGATCAAAGTGCAGGACGACGTGATCCTGATCCTCAAATCGGTACTCCTCACCGAACAGCGCTTCGACGCCGACCATATTGCCGACCTGCTCACATCCACCGATAACCAGTACGTAAAAAGCTACGAACATGACCAGCTCGATGTATTCGGCAAAGGCCTGGAACTGAACGAATCACGCGATTACTGGGTGTCGGCGATCCGCCAGTTGGTGATTTTTGGTTATCTGGAAAAGGATATTGAAAACTATGGCGTGATCAGGCTGTCGGAAAAAGGCGGCCGTTACCTGAACGACCCTTATCCGGTGACGCTCCATAAAGACCATAATTTCGACGAGGAGGAGATAAAAGCGGACGACGACGACAAAGAATCGGGCAACGGCAATGGCAGCGCACATGCGTACGACGAGGCATTGCTCGGAATGCTCAAAGCATTGCGTAAAAAGGTGGCCAAGGATAAAAACCTGCCGCCGTACGTGATCTTCCAGGACCCTTCGATGGAAGAAATGGCGACGACCTACCCGACTACCCAGCAGGAAATGGCGCAGATCAACGGCGTCGGAATGGGCAAGGTGCAGAAGTTCGGCAAACCATTCATCGAGCTCATTTCACGGTATGTGGAGGAAAACGAGATCGAAACAGCGAAGGACGTGGTGATCAAATCCACGGTGAACAAATCCAAAATCAAGATTTTCATCATCCAGCAGGTCGACCGCAAGGTGAGCCTCGACGAGATCGCCGAAGTAAAAGACCTCGCGCTGGCCGATGTGATCGAAGAAGTAGAGCACATTTGCTATTCCGGCACGAAACTGAACCTGGATTATTACATTAACCAGGTAATCGACCGTGAGCGGCAGAAGGACATTTACGATTATTTTATGACGGCCGAGACCGACAATATCTCTACTGCCTTGCATGAATTCGACGGCGAGGAAGTGAGTGAAGAAGAATTAAGACTCATGCGTATCAAATTCTTGTCGGAGCTGGCCAACTAG
- a CDS encoding KpsF/GutQ family sugar-phosphate isomerase produces the protein MKLIKNIQSIAKEVLRQEAEAVRDLIELIDDEFEKCVYAILHSGGRVVISGVGKSAIVGQKIVATLNSTGTPALFMHAADAIHGDLGMIQDNDVVIVISKSGDTPEIKVLVPLLKRTGVKMIAMVSNKDSYLAKNCILTLHAHAPAEADPLNLAPTTSTSVTMALGDALAICLLEARGFTHDDFARYHPGGSLGKRLYLKVCDIYPHNALPTVSEQATLQEVILEMTSKRLGATAVVSENGQMAGIITDGDLRRMLKTYGAAGLLDLHAKDIMTKSPITVSPDEYAVNALEVMQSKSITQVVVVEEGKALGFVHLHDLLREGLV, from the coding sequence TTGAAATTAATAAAAAATATTCAGTCAATCGCAAAAGAAGTATTACGTCAGGAAGCGGAAGCTGTGCGTGATCTGATTGAATTGATTGATGATGAATTTGAAAAATGCGTATACGCCATTTTACACTCGGGAGGGCGGGTTGTAATCTCCGGTGTGGGCAAAAGCGCGATCGTGGGACAGAAAATCGTAGCCACCCTGAATTCCACCGGCACACCGGCCCTTTTTATGCACGCCGCCGACGCTATTCACGGCGATCTGGGCATGATCCAGGACAATGATGTTGTGATCGTAATTTCTAAAAGCGGCGATACGCCGGAGATCAAAGTGCTCGTTCCGCTGCTGAAACGCACGGGCGTAAAAATGATCGCAATGGTGAGTAATAAGGACTCCTATTTGGCTAAAAACTGCATTCTCACGCTTCATGCGCACGCTCCCGCCGAGGCCGACCCACTGAACCTCGCTCCCACCACGAGCACTTCGGTCACCATGGCGCTCGGCGACGCGCTGGCGATCTGCCTGCTCGAAGCACGCGGCTTTACCCACGACGACTTCGCCCGCTACCATCCCGGCGGCTCGCTGGGCAAGCGGCTTTACCTCAAAGTATGCGACATTTACCCGCATAACGCATTGCCTACCGTGAGCGAGCAGGCCACATTGCAAGAAGTAATTCTCGAAATGACCTCGAAAAGGCTCGGTGCGACGGCGGTTGTGAGCGAAAATGGCCAAATGGCGGGCATTATCACCGACGGCGACCTCCGAAGAATGCTGAAAACTTATGGCGCAGCCGGTTTACTGGACCTGCACGCAAAAGATATCATGACGAAATCTCCGATCACCGTTTCACCCGATGAATATGCGGTGAATGCATTGGAGGTAATGCAGTCCAAAAGCATTACACAAGTTGTAGTGGTGGAAGAAGGTAAGGCGCTTGGATTCGTGCATTTGCACGATTTGCTGCGTGAAGGGTTGGTATAA
- a CDS encoding DUF4293 domain-containing protein produces MLQRIQTIFLAMVVIGMGIFLAFPIWSKVAVEGGQSADLTALRLHHQINEVQSNVQPVYYLVGLAILIAGVAAYAILQFKNRVLQSALCAVNSILMTVMMGLVIYFTFYKTAKLFDAEFPGKYEIGFYGLVGAMLANVFANRFIRKDEREVQQSKRFR; encoded by the coding sequence ATGTTACAACGTATTCAAACTATCTTCCTGGCAATGGTCGTCATCGGGATGGGTATTTTCCTCGCTTTCCCGATCTGGTCGAAGGTGGCCGTAGAGGGAGGGCAAAGTGCCGATCTGACGGCGCTGAGGCTGCATCATCAGATCAACGAAGTACAATCCAACGTTCAGCCGGTATATTACCTCGTCGGGCTGGCCATCCTCATTGCGGGCGTAGCCGCGTATGCGATCCTGCAATTTAAAAATCGCGTGCTTCAATCGGCGCTTTGCGCGGTGAATTCGATTTTGATGACGGTAATGATGGGTTTGGTGATCTATTTCACCTTCTACAAAACCGCCAAGCTGTTCGATGCCGAATTCCCTGGGAAATATGAAATCGGGTTTTATGGCCTGGTGGGTGCTATGCTCGCCAATGTGTTCGCGAACCGCTTCATCCGCAAGGACGAGCGCGAAGTACAGCAATCGAAGCGATTCAGATAA